The Humulus lupulus chromosome 4, drHumLupu1.1, whole genome shotgun sequence genome has a window encoding:
- the LOC133831644 gene encoding septin and tuftelin-interacting protein 1 homolog 1 translates to MDEDQEMEKFGMDNDFEDAQWIGGEFYYRKRKEKPLQTKDDALYGVFADDDDDDDDDYPRKQRRKDRNQPNLSKPVNFVSTGTVMPTQEIENHSKEAIDADNHDDSAPRPGLGLGFGSSTVTKASAEAVEGVDDEDDGESFLPTAFGKKIMEGAQRREKERQQQKRLKLLQQNDSQQSQSGKRQSDAAGNVGVFEKHTKGIGMKLLEKMGYKGGGLGKNEQGIVAPIEAKLRPKNMGMGYNDYKEAEKVPTLQELTKPKPTAVPLAASTQPSKEKLWSKRALAKQKKNLDYMTAEELLAKKQEQQGGGAEVVVQRVLDMRGPQVRVVTNLENLNAEERSKEEDIPMPEIQHNVRLIVDLTELDIQKIDRDLRMERDTAMALKDEKERLEVEAARQKKQLDSMEEIMGVLDRLGEENSMGILTLDSLAKCFSDLQRRYAEEYKLCNLSCIACSFALPLFIRVFQGWDPLRNPSHGLEMVSAWKALLQGAESLDIWDSASPYSQLISEVVVPAVRISAVNTWQARHPEPMLGFIDSWEKLLPSSVLETILDDVVMPKLRSAVDTWEPHRETVCIHVWVHPWLPLLGHKLEDVYQTIRSKLSNVLGAWHPSDGSAFILLSPWKFVFDSISWEQLMRRFIVPKLSLILQEFQVNPANQKQLDQFDWVIKWASVIPIHLMVDMLEKFFFPQWLQVLYHWLCSNPNFEEVTKWFLGWKELLPKELLSNENIRSQLNCGLEMMNRAVEGMEVVQPGLKENLSYLRVLEQRQFEAQQKAAAQQAAASFGGTSSMDGPELSMKEVVEAYAQQHGLLFKPKPGRMHNGHQIFGFGHVSIIVDSLNQRIYAQTEEAWSLVSLERLLDLHNNSLLKRR, encoded by the coding sequence ATGGATGAGGATCAAGAGATGGAGAAGTTTGGAATGGACAACGATTTCGAAGACGCGCAATGGATTGGGGGCGAGTTCTACTACCGGAAGCGCAAAGAAAAGCCTCTCCAGACCAAAGACGATGCCCTTTATGGTGTATTTGCTGATGATGATGACGACGACGACGATGATTACCCTAGAAAGCAGCGCCGCAAGGATCGTAATCAGCCTAACCTTTCCAAGCCTGTCAATTTCGTCTCCACTGGTACTGTCATGCCCACCCAGGAGATTGAGAACCACTCTAAGGAAGCTATTGATGCCGATAATCATGACGATAGTGCTCCACGCCCGGGTCTTGGTCTGGGTTTTGGCTCTTCTACTGTAACGAAGGCTTCGGCTGAGGCTGTTGAAGGAGTTGATGACGAGGATGACGGCGAAAGCTTCTTGCCCACGGCTTTTGGGAAGAAGATAATGGAGGGTGCTCAGAGGAGGGAAAAAGAAAGACAACAACAGAAGAGGCTTAAGTTGCTTCAGCAGAATGATTCTCAACAATCCCAGAGTGGTAAACGCCAATCTGATGCTGCTGGGAATGTTGGAGTGTTTGAGAAACATACCAAAGGTATTGGGATGAAGCTCCTTGAGAAAATGGGGTATAAAGGAGGAGGTCTTGGCAAGAACGAGCAAGGGATTGTTGCCCCGATTGAGGCCAAGTTGAGGCCTAAGAATATGGGAATGGGATATAATGATTACAAGGAGGCTGAGAAAGTGCCAACACTACAAGAATTGACTAAGCCCAAGCCTACGGCCGTGCCTTTGGCTGCCTCAACTCAGCCCTCCAAGGAAAAGCTCTGGTCGAAACGAGCACTAGCTAAACAAAAGAAGAATCTTGATTACATGACAGCTGAGGAATTGCTTGCTAAAAAGCAGGAGCAGCAAGGTGGCGGCGCTGAGGTTGTTGTTCAAAGGGTGTTGGATATGCGTGGTCCCCAGGTTCGTGTTGTGACCAACTTAGAGAATTTGAATGCTGAAGAGCGATCCAAGGAAGAAGACATTCCCATGCCCGAGATTCAGCATAATGTGAGGTTGATAGTGGATTTAACCGAGCTCGATATTCAGAAGATTGATAGGGATTTGAGGATGGAGAGGGACACAGCAATGGCGTTGAAAGACGAGAAGGAAAGATTAGAAGTTGAGGCGGCAAGACAGAAGAAACAACTAGATAGCATGGAGGAGATCATGGGTGTACTGGACCGATTGGGAGAAGAGAATTCTATGGGAATCTTAACTTTGGATTCACTTGCAAAGTGCTTTAGTGACTTACAAAGAAGATATGCTGAAGAGTATAAGTTGTGCAATTTATCCTGTATTGCCTGCTCGTTTGCTTTGCCTTTGTTTATTAGGGTGTTTCAAGGCTGGGACCCTCTTCGAAACCCGTCTCATGGTTTAGAGATGGTATCTGCTTGGAAGGCTTTGCTTCAAGGAGCGGAATCCTTGGATATATGGGACTCAGCTTCTCCATATTCTCAACTGATTTCTGAGGTTGTGGTGCCTGCCGTGAGAATCTCTGCCGTCAATACTTGGCAGGCTAGGCACCCGGAACCCATGCTTGGATTTATAGATTCTTGGGAGAAGCTGTTGCCTTCATCAGTTCTTGAGACCATATTGGATGATGTAGTTATGCCGAAATTAAGGAGTGCTGTGGACACATGGGAGCCGCACCGGGAGACTGTTTGTATCCATGTCTGGGTGCACCCATGGCTGCCGCTGTTGGGACACAAGTTGGAGGATGTTTATCAAACAATACGCTCCAAATTGAGTAATGTTCTTGGTGCTTGGCATCCTAGTGATGGTTCTGCTTTTATTTTACTATCACCATGGAAGTTTGTTTTTGACTCAATCAGTTGGGAACAATTAATGCGTAGATTTATAGTTCCCAAATTATCGCTTATCCTGCAAGAGTTCCAGGTGAACCCTGCTAATCAAAAGCAGCTTGATCAGTTTGATTGGGTCATAAAGTGGGCCTCTGTTATACCGATTCATCTTATGGTAGATATGCTGGAGAAGTTTTTCTTTCCCCAGTGGCTACAGGTTTTGTACCATTGGTTGTGTTCAAACCCAAATTTTGAAGAGGTTACAAAGTGGTTTTTGGGATGGAAAGAACTTCTTCCTAAGGAGCTTTTATCAAATGAGAATATCCGGTCTCAGCTTAACTGTGGTCTGGAAATGATGAATAGGGCTGTTGAAGGTATGGAAGTAGTCCAACCAGGTTTGAAAGAAAATCTTAGCTATCTTAGAGTTCTTGAGCAAAGACAGTTTGAGGCTCAGCAAAAAGCTGCTGCACAACAAGCTGCTGCAAGCTTTGGTGGCACAAGTAGTATGGATGGCCCTGAGTTGAGCATGAAAGAAGTTGTCGAGGCCTATGCACAACAACATGGCTTGCTTTTTAAACCAAAACCTGGGAGGATGCACAATGGTCACCAAATATTTGGCTTCGGCCATGTAAGTATCATAGTAGACTCTCTAAATCAAAGAATATATGCTCAAACAGAGGAAGCTTGGTCTTTGGTATCTCTTGAACGATTGCTGGATCTGCACAACAATTCTCTTTTAAAAAGACGCTGA
- the LOC133831639 gene encoding protein WHAT'S THIS FACTOR 9, mitochondrial yields the protein MIITNSGFRTTLKRVLSHSEKSIFSVLYQPHNLPCKYTQHSNYVDVYMKWKKDHYYDKIDHIHKSKVLKPIVSLKNCIAEDPNGCIPISVVSKKGVELEVPMKVARFLRRYPSIFEEFTGPQYNLPWFKLTPEAAEIDREERRVYEDCRKELRERLKRLILMSTGKVLPLKIIQGMQWYLGLPDDFLRNPEKNLDETFRFVEMEDGLKGLAVDNGEKVLSAVQSFAMKQGVYSGGSMEPIEFRLFPSKGLRLKVKIKGWLNEFQKLPYVSPYDDFSHLAPDSDIAEKRLVGLLHELLSLFVEHSAERRKILCLKKHMGLPQKMHKAFERHPHMFYLSLRNKTCTAILKEAYCDPSAIERHPILRIRKRYINLMQESDVILKKRRLSNRLDDGPNMDLDLDSTDEDIEEKEECPLQCSHYTETT from the coding sequence ATGATCATCACCAACTCTGGTTTCAGAACCACCCTAAAAAGGGTTCTTTCCCACTCTGAAAAATCAATCTTTTCTGTTCTCTATCAacctcataatcttccttgcaAATACACCCAGCACTCCAATTATGTCGATGTGTATATGAAATGGAAGAAGGACCATTACTACGACAAAATTGATCATATTCACAAGTCCAAAGTTCTTAAACCTATTGTTTCGCTCAAGAACTGTATTGCCGAAGACCCTAATGGTTGCATCCCGATCTCAGTTGTGTCCAAAAAAGGAGTCGAGTTAGAGGTGCCCATGAAGGTTGCAAGGTTTTTGAGGCGATACCCTTCAATCTTTGAAGAGTTTACTGGCCCTCAGTACAATCTTCCTTGGTTCAAGCTGACCCCTGAAGCTGCTGAGATTGACAGAGAGGAGAGAAGGGTTTATGAGGACTGTAGGAAGGAGTTGAGGGAGAGGTTGAAGAGACTGATATTGATGAGTACAGGGAAGGTTTTGCCTTTGAAGATAATTCAGGGAATGCAGTGGTATTTGGGTCTGCCTGATGATTTTCTAAGAAACCCGGAAAAGAATCTCGATGAGACTTTCAGGTTTGTGGAAATGGAAGATGGGTTGAAGGGTTTGGCTGTTGATAATGGGGAGAAGGTCTTGTCTGCTGTTCAGAGTTTTGCAATGAAACAAGGGGTTTATTCTGGAGGTTCAATGGAGCCAATTGAGTTTCGGCTTTTCCCTTCTAAAGGGTTGAGGTTAAAGGTGAAGATTAAGGGTTGGTTAAATGAGTTTCAAAAGCTTCCCTATGTGTCACCTTATGACGACTTCTCACATTTGGCTCCAGATAGTGACATTGCCGAAAAACGACTGGTGGGGTTACTCCATGAGTTGCTTAGTCTCTTTGTTGAACATTCAGCTGAGAGGAGGAAGATTTTGTGTCTCAAGAAACATATGGGGTTGCCTCAAAAAATGCACAAAGCATTTGAAAGGCATCCTCATATGTTTTACTTATCATTGAGGAACAAGACTTGTACAGCAATCCTTAAAGAGGCTTACTGTGACCCTTCTGCTATTGAGAGACATCCAATACTGAGGATTAGAAAAAGGTACATAAACTTGATGCAGGAATCTGATGTGATCTTGAAGAAAAGGAGGTTGAGTAATCGGTTGGATGATGGCCCGAATATGGATTTGGATTTAGATTCTACAGATGAAGATATAGAAGAGAAGGAAGAGTGCCCTTTGCAATGTTCTCATTATACAGAAACTACTTGA
- the LOC133831643 gene encoding uncharacterized protein LOC133831643 isoform X1, translating into MGTVIDSHFLGLTAIVTVGYQLLFFIVTALLKIDKVTDFAGSTNFVILAILTLVVRGSWHFRQVVLSSLVVVWGLRLGLFLLLRILQWGEDRRFDEMRQNLGKLAVFWIFQAVWVWTVSLPVTVVNASNREPSFQPADIIGWIIWSIGFSIEASADQQKLQFKNDPGNRGRWCNAGLWKYSRHPNYFGEIFLWWGIFVASTPVLDGAEWLVIIGPIFLTLLLLFISGIPLLEESSDKKFGNVAGYAMYKKTTSPLIPLPPLVYGNLPSWFKKFFLFELPLYNRNILQEGQHWYRTSSREGSGGLKKMS; encoded by the exons ATGGGAACTGTAATCGACTCCCATTTCTTGGGCCTTACCGCCATTGTTACA GTTGGATATCAGTTGCTGTTCTTCATAGTCACCGCTCTTCTCAAAATTGACAAAGTCACTGACTTCGCTG GAAGCACTAACTTTGTCATACTTGCTATATTGACTCTGGTGGTCAGGGGCTCATGGCACTTCAGACAG GTTGTTTTGAGTTCTCTGGTAGTAGTATGGGGTCTTCGCCTTGGACTGTTTTTATTGTTGAG GATTTTACAATGGGGAGAGGATAGGCGTTTTGACGAAATGCGCCAAAATTTGGGGAAATTGGCAGTTTTTTGGATATTTCAG GCTGTCTGGGTGTGGACTGTGAGTTTACCCGTTACAGTGGTTAATGCTAGCAATAGAGAACCATCTTTTCAACCTGCAGACATAATTGGGTGGATCATTTGGTCAATAGGATTTTCAATTGAGGCCTCAGCAGACCAGCAAAAATTGCAATTCAAAAACGATCCAGGAAATAGAGGGAGGTGGTGCAATGCTGGATTGTGGAAATACTCTCGTCATCCAAATTACTTTGGAGAG ATTTTCTTATGGTGGGGGATTTTTGTGGCTTCAACTCCTGTACTGGATGGTGCAGAGTGGCTTGTGATCATTGGTCCTATCTTTCTTACCTTGTTGCTTCTTTTCATCAGTGGAATTCCATTGCTGGAG GAATCATCGGATAAGAAGTTTGGAAATGTTGCTGGATACGCGATGTATAAGAAAACAACTAG tCCTCTAATTCCACTGCCTCCACTAGTGTATGGGAACCTGCCATCGTGGTTCAAAAAGTTTTTCCTCTTCGAGCTTCCTCTCTACAATCGCAATATTCTCCAAGAAGGGCAACACTG GTATAGAACCAGCTCAAGAGAAGGAAGTGGGGGATTGAAGAAGATGAGTTAG
- the LOC133831643 gene encoding uncharacterized protein LOC133831643 isoform X2 — protein sequence MGTVIDSHFLGLTAIVTVGYQLLFFIVTALLKIDKVTDFAGSTNFVILAILTLVVRGSWHFRQVVLSSLVVVWGLRLGLFLLLRILQWGEDRRFDEMRQNLGKLAVFWIFQAVWVWTVSLPVTVVNASNREPSFQPADIIGWIIWSIGFSIEASADQQKLQFKNDPGNRGRWCNAGLWKYSRHPNYFGEIFLWWGIFVASTPVLDGAEWLVIIGPIFLTLLLLFISGIPLLEESSDKKFGNVAGYAMYKKTTSPLIPLPPLVYGNLPSWFKKFFLFELPLYNRNILQEGQHWYRTSSIEGSGGLKKMS from the exons ATGGGAACTGTAATCGACTCCCATTTCTTGGGCCTTACCGCCATTGTTACA GTTGGATATCAGTTGCTGTTCTTCATAGTCACCGCTCTTCTCAAAATTGACAAAGTCACTGACTTCGCTG GAAGCACTAACTTTGTCATACTTGCTATATTGACTCTGGTGGTCAGGGGCTCATGGCACTTCAGACAG GTTGTTTTGAGTTCTCTGGTAGTAGTATGGGGTCTTCGCCTTGGACTGTTTTTATTGTTGAG GATTTTACAATGGGGAGAGGATAGGCGTTTTGACGAAATGCGCCAAAATTTGGGGAAATTGGCAGTTTTTTGGATATTTCAG GCTGTCTGGGTGTGGACTGTGAGTTTACCCGTTACAGTGGTTAATGCTAGCAATAGAGAACCATCTTTTCAACCTGCAGACATAATTGGGTGGATCATTTGGTCAATAGGATTTTCAATTGAGGCCTCAGCAGACCAGCAAAAATTGCAATTCAAAAACGATCCAGGAAATAGAGGGAGGTGGTGCAATGCTGGATTGTGGAAATACTCTCGTCATCCAAATTACTTTGGAGAG ATTTTCTTATGGTGGGGGATTTTTGTGGCTTCAACTCCTGTACTGGATGGTGCAGAGTGGCTTGTGATCATTGGTCCTATCTTTCTTACCTTGTTGCTTCTTTTCATCAGTGGAATTCCATTGCTGGAG GAATCATCGGATAAGAAGTTTGGAAATGTTGCTGGATACGCGATGTATAAGAAAACAACTAG tCCTCTAATTCCACTGCCTCCACTAGTGTATGGGAACCTGCCATCGTGGTTCAAAAAGTTTTTCCTCTTCGAGCTTCCTCTCTACAATCGCAATATTCTCCAAGAAGGGCAACACTG GTATAGAACCAGCTCAATAGAAGGAAGTGGGGGATTGAAGAAGATGAGTTAG
- the LOC133831640 gene encoding peptidyl-prolyl cis-trans isomerase FKBP17-2, chloroplastic — MASFFGSPPFLSHPLTRTLTFSSSSSQTPPPSPPTPPTQPPPSHPLSSTSGQAVEPVSVKVQQQQKPSYSYSSSSSSKADSTDWIASTLTRRFGLGAGLAWAAFLAFGVVSEQIKTRLEVSQQEANTRNVEKEEEVVLPNGIRYFELKVGGGASPRPGDLVVIDLQGKVEGSGEVFVDTFDKDKKPLALVLGSRPYSKGVCEGIEYVLRSMKAGGKRRVIVPPNLGFRENGADLGTGVQIPPMATLEYIVQVDKVSIAPA; from the exons ATGGCTTCCTTCTTTGGCTCTCCACCATTTCTGTCTCACCCCCTCACTAGAACTCTCACCTTCTCATCCTCGTCGTCACAAACGCCGCCTCCTTCTCCGCCAACTCCGCCTACTCAGCCGCCACCATCTCACCCTTTAAGCTCTACTTCTGGCCAAGCAGTGGAGCCAGTCTCAGTCAAAGTTCAACAACAACAAAAGCCTTcttattcttattcttcttcttctagttCAAAGGCTGATTCCACAGACTGGATAGCTTCCACCTTAACTAGGCGATTTGGACTTGGAGCTGGTCTAGCTTGGGCTGCCTTTCTTGCTTTTGGTGTAGTCTCTGAACAGATAAAGACTCGTCTTGAGGTCTCCCAACAAGAAGCTAACACAAG AAATGTGGAGAAGGAAGAAGAGGTGGTATTGCCTAATGGCATAAG ATACTTTGAGTTAAAAGTGGGAGGTGGAGCTTCTCCAAGGCCAGGAGATTTGGTGGTGATTGATCTCCAAGGCAAAGTAGAAGGCAGTGGGGAAGTGTTTGTGGATACATTTGACAAAGATAAGAAGCCTTTGGCCCTTGTATTGGGATCAAGGCCTTATAGCAAAGGAGTTTGTGAAGGTATAGAGTATGTGCTTAGATCCATGAAGGCAGGGGGTAAGAGGAGAGTAATAGTTCCTCCAAACTTGGGTTTTAGAGAGAATGGTGCTGATTTAGGCACTGGTGTGCAAATTCCTCCTATGGCAACACTTGAGTACATTGTCCAGGTTGATAAAGTCTCAATTGCACCAgcatga
- the LOC133831646 gene encoding golgin candidate 2, whose amino-acid sequence MANWISSKLKAAESILQQIDQKTADSLKKNEKSQIDELNFDSETKTGASLPLKDQLKKKTQVNNDFHGTLRSDPISLKSPSVSNSKNESSSSPKEVVDATTKPKTTLTDSDWTQLLGTPSQPTTSGASSRGNGHSGIRGLRKDGRRQGGSASVSAGSEVRRNQKNNKSVSKPVRRTSSVEENKLNGKASDGDDLGFSNSTGRSSNVKLQSAGGKLSEGREVDKGNEGTNRTSTLKTSLQSVNKNHITQSEMVSTVEKVDVVSDVKMQMAEGRDRLGSSLMRKHDSNHVASRSSTSDDLKKSSSSMSYGSSDSRSDSGSSSDSEDEREREERRRRREKILAEKAAAKAVEAIKERENMVARLEGEKQSLEKIFEEQTKQQAQEASKLQLTMMETMEAVELEKQKHNNTRMEVLARLAKLETANADLARSLATVQWNLEVEVNEVAEIRQQIELKEVNNEELERKIFNSHRTGTSLKKLAASKGVELEILEAEYSLATDKIGKLQNKAKQLELNIDMTRRELEEPTEVEVELKRRLNQMTDHLIQKQAQVEALSSEKATILFRIEAVSKMLEENKSMTDFSSTSSSRDLESGTWELSDSKLKPLIEDKIRSSKKHLYSLVQQFDAIFLAGAVFLKRNPTAKLWSLVYLVCLHLWVIYILMSHSQPSNESVSGAVFSLENINKTSGL is encoded by the exons ATGGCGAATTGGATCTCTTCCAAGCTCAAAGCTGCAGAAAGCATTCTTCAGCAG ATTGATCAGAAAACTGCGGATTCGCTCAAGAAAAATGAGAAGTCCCAAATTGATGAATTGAATTTCGATAGTGAAACCAAAACCGGAGCAAGTTTGCCTCTGAAGGACCAATTGAAGAAGAAAACCCAGGTAAACAATGATTTTCATGGAACATTGCGTAGTGATCCGATTAGTCTTAAGAGTCCTAGTGTTAGTAATAGCAAGAATGAGAGTTCGAGTTCGCCCAAAGAGGTCGTGGATGCTACTACGAAACCTAAAACAACGCTTACCGATAGCGATTGGACTCAACTCCTTGGTACCCCGAGTCAGCCTACAACATCTGGTGCCTCGAGTCGTGGCAATGGACATTCTGGTATTCGGGGTTTGAGGAAAGATGGGAGGCGGCAGGGTGGTTCTGCTTCAGTTTCAGCTGGATCAGAGGTTAGGAGGAATCAGAAGAATAATAAGAGTGTTTCAAAACCGGTGAGGAGAACAAGTAGTGTGGAAGAAAACAAGTTGAATGGGAAGGCCAGTGATGGAGATGATCTTGGATTTTCAAATTCAACAGGGAGATCTTCCAATGTAAAGCTGCAGAGTGCTGGTGGTAAGCTTTCGGAAGGGCGAGAAGTTGATAAGGGAAATGAAGGAACTAATAGAACTTCCACTTTGAAGACTTCCTTGCAGTCAGTAAATAAAAACCATATAACTCAATCTGAAATGGTGTCAACTGTGGAGAAAGTTGATGTGGTATCTGATGTTAAGATGCAAATGGCTGAGGGCCGTGATCGTTTAGGGAGTTCTCTAATGAGGAAACATGATTCTAATCATGTAGCTTCTAGAAGCTCTACCTCTGATGATCTAAAGAAAAGTTCCTCTTCAATGAGCTATGGGAGCTCTGATTCGAGATCAGATTCTGGTTCAAGTTCTGACTCTGAAGATGAACGGGAGAGAGAggaaaggagaaggagaagagaaaagaTTCTGGCCGAAAAGGCGGCAGCTAAAGCTGTGGAGGCCATCAAGGAACGGGAAAATATGGTTGCCAGATTGGAAGGAGAGAAGCAAAGCTTagagaagatatttgaagaacaAACCAAACAGCAAGCACAAGAG GCTTCAAAGCTGCAATTAACTATGATGGAGACGATGGAAGCTGTTGAGTTAGAGAAGCAAAAACATAATAATACAAGAATGGAAGTCTTAGCACGATTGGCTAAATTGGAG ACGGCGAACGCAGACCTTGCAAGATCTCTTGCCACTGTGCAGTGGAATCTTGAAGTAGAG GTTAACGAAGTGGCTGAAATTCGACAACAAATCGAGTTGAAGGAAGTGAACAATGAAG AGCTGGAAAGGAAGATTTTTAATAGTCATCGGACTGGGACATCTTTGAAGAAA CTTGCGGCCTCAAAAGGAGTTGAACTTGAGATACTGGAGGCAGAGTACTCTCTTGCGACTGATAAAATTGGAAAATTGCAAAATAAG GCAAAGCAGCTGGAACTGAATATTGACATGACTAGGAGAGAATTGGAGGAACCGACAGAAGTAGAGGTTGAGCTAAAACGCAGGCTTAACCAGATGACTGACCATTTAATTCAGAAACAAGCACAG GTTGAGGCTCTTTCTTCAGAGAAGGCTACCATTCTATTCAGAATTGAG GCAGTTTCAAAGATGCTCGAAGAAAACAAATCAATGACCGACTTCTCCAGCACATCATCATCGAGGGACTTAGAATCAGGAACATGGGAGCTCTCTGATTCAAAGTTGAAGCCTCTAATCGAAGACAAAATTCGTTCAAGCAAGAAGCATTTGTATTCATTGGTTCAACAGTTCGATGCCATATTCTTGGCAGGAGCAGTGTTTTTGAAGAGGAATCCAACGGCCAAACTATGGTCTTTGGTATACCTTGTCTGCCTACACTTGTGGGTCATCTATATTCTGATGTCGCACTCTCAACCGTCGAATGAGTCCGTATCTGGTGCAGTTTTTTCATTGGAAAATATCAACAAAACTTCAGGATTATAA
- the LOC133831641 gene encoding large ribosomal subunit protein eL13z, producing the protein MVKHNNVIPNGHFKKHWQNYVKTWFNQPARKTRRRIARQKKAVKIFPRPTSGPLRPVVHGQTLKYNMKVRAGRGFSLEELKAAGIPKKLAPTIGISVDHRRRNRSLEGLQSNVQRLKTYKAKLVVFPRRARKLKAGDSTPEELATATQVQGKYLPIAREKPAFELVKITDDMKSFKAYNKLRLERTNERHLGARLKRAAEAEKEEKK; encoded by the coding sequence ATGGTCAAGCACAACAACGTCATCCCTAATGGGCATTTCAAGAAGCATTGGCAGAACTATGTGAAGACTTGGTTCAACCAACCAGCGAGGAAGACGAGGAGAAGAATTGCTCGCCAGAAGAAGGCCGTGAAGATTTTCCCCAGGCCTACATCCGGACCCCTTCGTCCAGTTGTTCATGGACAAACTCTGAAGTACAACATGAAGGTTAGGGCTGGCAGAGGCTTTTCGCTGGAAGAACTCAAGGCTGCTGGAATTCCCAAGAAGCTCGCACCCACCATTGGAATTTCTGTTGATCATCGCCGTAGGAATCGATCGTTGGAGGGTTTGCAGTCTAATGTTCAGAGGCTCAAAACTTACAAGGCCAAACTTGTTGTCTTCCCAAGGCGTGCTCGTAAGTTAAAGGCTGGAGATTCTACCCCAGAGGAGTTGGCTACTGCTACACAGGTTCAAGGCAAGTACTTGCCCATTGCTCGTGAGAAGCCAGCATTTGAGCTCGTTAAGATCACAGATGATATGAAGTCATTCAAGGCCTATAACAAGCTCAGGCTAGAGCGTACAAATGAGCGACATCTTGGTGCTAGGTTGAAGAGGGCagctgaggctgagaaggaagagaagaagtAG
- the LOC133831643 gene encoding uncharacterized protein C594.04c isoform X3 yields MGTVIDSHFLGLTAIVTVGYQLLFFIVTALLKIDKVTDFAGSTNFVILAILTLVVRGSWHFRQVVLSSLVVVWGLRLGLFLLLRILQWGEDRRFDEMRQNLGKLAVFWIFQAVWVWTVSLPVTVVNASNREPSFQPADIIGWIIWSIGFSIEASADQQKLQFKNDPGNRGRWCNAGLWKYSRHPNYFGEIFLWWGIFVASTPVLDGAEWLVIIGPIFLTLLLLFISGIPLLEESSDKKFGNVAGYAMYKKTTSPLIPLPPLVYGNLPSWFKKFFLFELPLYNRNILQEGQH; encoded by the exons ATGGGAACTGTAATCGACTCCCATTTCTTGGGCCTTACCGCCATTGTTACA GTTGGATATCAGTTGCTGTTCTTCATAGTCACCGCTCTTCTCAAAATTGACAAAGTCACTGACTTCGCTG GAAGCACTAACTTTGTCATACTTGCTATATTGACTCTGGTGGTCAGGGGCTCATGGCACTTCAGACAG GTTGTTTTGAGTTCTCTGGTAGTAGTATGGGGTCTTCGCCTTGGACTGTTTTTATTGTTGAG GATTTTACAATGGGGAGAGGATAGGCGTTTTGACGAAATGCGCCAAAATTTGGGGAAATTGGCAGTTTTTTGGATATTTCAG GCTGTCTGGGTGTGGACTGTGAGTTTACCCGTTACAGTGGTTAATGCTAGCAATAGAGAACCATCTTTTCAACCTGCAGACATAATTGGGTGGATCATTTGGTCAATAGGATTTTCAATTGAGGCCTCAGCAGACCAGCAAAAATTGCAATTCAAAAACGATCCAGGAAATAGAGGGAGGTGGTGCAATGCTGGATTGTGGAAATACTCTCGTCATCCAAATTACTTTGGAGAG ATTTTCTTATGGTGGGGGATTTTTGTGGCTTCAACTCCTGTACTGGATGGTGCAGAGTGGCTTGTGATCATTGGTCCTATCTTTCTTACCTTGTTGCTTCTTTTCATCAGTGGAATTCCATTGCTGGAG GAATCATCGGATAAGAAGTTTGGAAATGTTGCTGGATACGCGATGTATAAGAAAACAACTAG tCCTCTAATTCCACTGCCTCCACTAGTGTATGGGAACCTGCCATCGTGGTTCAAAAAGTTTTTCCTCTTCGAGCTTCCTCTCTACAATCGCAATATTCTCCAAGAAGGGCAACACTG A